In Hyphomicrobiales bacterium, one genomic interval encodes:
- a CDS encoding agmatine deiminase family protein: MPAEWAPHAATWMIWPCREEVWGDRLAETKRGYAAVAHAIARFEPVRMIAPPRLAAEAKSALGGDVEVVEFPVDDSWVRDCGAIFLTDGERLAAANFRFNAWGRKYHPFDADDRIAAAMAEYVGCPLVSSDLIAEGGGISVDGEGTLLTTESCFPNANRNPGWSRARIDGELSRVLGAEKIIWLPGNVEERETDGHVDGIAQFVAPGRVVIEAPAGPGHPWGPIMKANIRALEGKTDAAGRPIEMVRITEAESLRLPRHLEDRFCRSYVNFYLANGAVIAPSYGIREDDQAREILSAACPDREIVMVPIVDVAIGGGGIHCITQQQPAV; this comes from the coding sequence ATGCCGGCCGAATGGGCCCCCCACGCCGCCACCTGGATGATCTGGCCCTGCCGCGAGGAGGTCTGGGGCGACCGCCTCGCCGAGACCAAGCGCGGCTATGCCGCCGTCGCGCACGCCATCGCCCGCTTCGAGCCCGTCCGCATGATCGCCCCGCCGCGCCTCGCTGCCGAGGCGAAAAGCGCCCTCGGCGGCGATGTCGAGGTCGTGGAATTCCCGGTGGACGACAGCTGGGTCCGCGACTGTGGCGCGATCTTCCTCACCGATGGCGAGCGCCTTGCCGCCGCGAATTTCCGTTTCAATGCCTGGGGCCGGAAATACCATCCCTTCGATGCCGACGACAGGATCGCCGCCGCGATGGCCGAGTACGTCGGATGCCCCCTCGTCTCCTCCGACCTCATCGCGGAAGGCGGCGGCATTTCCGTCGACGGCGAAGGCACACTGCTGACCACCGAGAGCTGCTTTCCGAACGCCAACCGCAACCCGGGCTGGAGCCGCGCGCGCATCGATGGCGAACTCTCCCGCGTGCTCGGCGCTGAGAAGATCATCTGGCTGCCCGGCAACGTCGAGGAGCGCGAGACCGATGGCCACGTCGACGGGATTGCCCAGTTCGTCGCCCCGGGGCGCGTGGTCATCGAGGCGCCTGCCGGCCCCGGCCACCCCTGGGGCCCCATCATGAAGGCCAACATCCGCGCCCTCGAAGGCAAGACGGACGCTGCCGGCCGCCCGATCGAGATGGTCCGCATCACCGAGGCCGAGAGCCTCCGCCTGCCGCGTCACCTCGAGGACCGGTTCTGCCGCTCCTACGTCAATTTCTATCTCGCCAACGGCGCCGTGATCGCCCCGAGCTACGGCATCCGAGAGGACGATCAGGCGCGTGAAATCCTCTCCGCCGCCTGCCCGGATCGCGAGATCGTCATGGTCCCGATCGTCGACGTCGCGATCGGCGGTGGCGGCATCCATTGCATCACGCAGCAGCAGCCCGCCGTCTGA
- the aguB gene encoding N-carbamoylputrescine amidase, whose translation MRTVTVAATQMACSWDIEDNLARAEAHVREAARRGAGIVLLQELFETPYFCIEEHARHFALARPLGGNPLVERFSSLARELGVVLPLSFFEAAGNTRFNSLVVIDADGSIVSHYRKSHIPHNPGYEEKYYFSPGDTGFGVAHTRFGTLGIGICWDQWFPETARSLALLGAEILLFPTAIGSEPTDPTLDSSGHWRRVMQGHAGANIMPLVASNRVGTEREGRTEVTFYGTSFIADHTGAVVADLDRAEEGVALATFDLEDIARYRVEWGVFRDRRPDLYAPLATMDGRRRHPSA comes from the coding sequence ATGCGCACGGTAACCGTCGCGGCAACCCAGATGGCTTGCAGCTGGGACATCGAGGACAATCTCGCCAGGGCGGAGGCCCATGTGCGCGAGGCCGCGCGGCGGGGCGCTGGCATCGTTCTGCTCCAGGAATTGTTCGAGACGCCATACTTCTGCATCGAGGAGCATGCACGTCACTTCGCCCTCGCCCGGCCGCTGGGCGGCAACCCACTGGTCGAACGGTTTTCCTCTCTCGCTCGCGAACTGGGCGTCGTCCTTCCGCTCTCGTTCTTCGAAGCCGCCGGCAACACGCGCTTCAACTCGCTCGTCGTCATCGACGCCGACGGCAGCATCGTCTCCCACTACCGCAAGAGCCATATCCCCCATAATCCGGGCTATGAGGAAAAATACTACTTCAGCCCCGGCGACACGGGCTTTGGCGTCGCCCACACCCGCTTCGGCACGCTCGGCATCGGCATCTGCTGGGACCAGTGGTTTCCCGAAACGGCCCGCAGCCTCGCCCTCCTAGGCGCCGAGATACTCCTCTTTCCGACCGCCATTGGCAGCGAGCCGACCGACCCGACCCTCGATTCCTCCGGCCACTGGCGCCGCGTCATGCAGGGCCACGCCGGCGCCAACATCATGCCGCTCGTTGCCTCCAATCGCGTCGGCACCGAGCGCGAAGGGCGCACCGAGGTCACATTCTACGGCACCTCCTTCATCGCCGACCACACCGGCGCCGTCGTCGCCGATCTGGATCGCGCCGAGGAGGGCGTCGCCCTCGCCACCTTCGATCTCGAGGACATTGCCCGCTATCGCGTCGAGTGGGGCGTTTTCCGCGACCGCCGGCCGGACCTTTATGCCCCGCTCGCCACCATGGACGGTCGCCGCCGCCACCCGTCCGCCTGA
- a CDS encoding AMP-binding protein, producing MAGNVLFDGLTRGFQSDRLFARLPDGRHYSYQDVLDVSARFANVLVERGVQPGDRVAVQAPKSIEALMLYLGAVRAGAVFLPLNNAYTPAEIDYFLSDAEPAVFVCDPAHHERMAPLAASRGIRLETLGVWRSEAESAGTLADAGLAAPTTFETKPRAPGDIAALLYTSGTTGRSKGAMLTHDNLLSNSRTLQQHWRFTANDVLLHALPIFHTHGLFVATNVTLLAGGALNFLHSFDIDCVLGALPTSTAMMGVPTFYTRLLDEPRFTRELVAHMRLFVSGSAPLLAETHARFEARTGHRILERYGMTETSMNASNPYDGERRPGSVGFPLPGVSIRIADPQTGEVLAPGAVGVIEVAGPNVFAGYWRNPEKTAEEFRPDGYFITGDVGVVDGDGYLSIVGRAKDLIISGGFNVYPKEVEAAIDDIEGVAESAVVGVPHPDFGEAVVAVVVPKAGAAVTPQAVMAGISGRLARFKQPKHVVIRPALPRNAMGKVTKKDLRDEFADHFIGRPAGSDRARA from the coding sequence ATGGCGGGCAATGTCCTCTTCGATGGTCTGACCCGAGGTTTCCAGTCGGACCGCCTCTTCGCACGCCTGCCCGATGGCCGGCACTACTCCTACCAGGACGTCCTCGACGTCTCGGCCCGTTTCGCCAACGTATTGGTCGAACGTGGCGTTCAACCCGGAGACCGGGTGGCGGTCCAGGCGCCGAAGTCGATCGAAGCGCTCATGCTCTACCTCGGCGCCGTACGCGCCGGCGCCGTCTTCCTGCCACTCAACAACGCCTATACGCCGGCCGAGATCGACTATTTCCTTTCCGACGCGGAGCCGGCCGTCTTCGTATGCGATCCTGCTCACCATGAACGCATGGCGCCCCTCGCCGCCTCCCGCGGCATCCGCCTCGAGACCCTGGGCGTCTGGCGGAGCGAGGCAGAGAGCGCCGGCACGCTCGCCGATGCCGGCCTCGCCGCCCCCACGACGTTCGAGACGAAGCCTCGGGCCCCGGGCGATATCGCCGCCCTCCTTTATACGTCCGGAACGACCGGCCGCTCCAAGGGCGCGATGCTGACCCACGACAACCTCCTTTCCAACAGCCGTACCCTGCAGCAGCATTGGCGCTTCACCGCCAACGACGTTCTCCTCCACGCCCTGCCGATCTTCCACACCCACGGCCTCTTCGTTGCAACGAACGTGACCTTGCTCGCAGGCGGCGCCTTGAATTTTCTCCATTCCTTCGACATCGACTGCGTTCTCGGGGCGCTCCCCACCTCGACGGCCATGATGGGCGTGCCGACGTTCTACACACGCCTCCTCGACGAGCCGCGATTTACCCGCGAACTGGTCGCCCACATGCGGCTCTTCGTTTCCGGCAGCGCGCCTCTCCTCGCCGAGACCCACGCACGCTTCGAGGCACGCACCGGGCATCGCATCCTCGAACGCTACGGCATGACCGAAACCAGCATGAACGCCTCCAACCCGTACGATGGTGAACGCCGGCCGGGCAGCGTTGGCTTTCCCCTTCCCGGTGTTTCCATCCGCATCGCGGACCCGCAGACCGGCGAAGTCCTCGCCCCCGGCGCCGTCGGCGTGATCGAGGTCGCGGGGCCCAACGTCTTTGCCGGATACTGGCGCAATCCTGAAAAGACCGCTGAGGAATTCCGCCCCGACGGCTATTTCATCACCGGCGATGTCGGCGTCGTCGATGGCGATGGTTACCTTTCGATCGTCGGGCGCGCCAAGGACCTGATCATATCGGGCGGCTTCAACGTCTATCCCAAGGAGGTCGAAGCAGCGATCGACGACATCGAAGGCGTTGCCGAGAGCGCCGTCGTCGGAGTGCCGCATCCCGATTTCGGCGAGGCCGTGGTCGCTGTCGTCGTGCCGAAGGCGGGCGCCGCGGTGACACCGCAGGCCGTGATGGCCGGGATCTCCGGTCGCCTCGCCCGCTTCAAGCAGCCCAAGCACGTCGTGATCCGACCCGCCCTCCCGCGCAATGCCATGGGCAAGGTGACCAAGAAGGACCTGCGCGACGAGTTCGCGGACCACTTCATCGGCCGGCCCGCCGGCAGTGATCGCGCGCGGGCTTGA
- a CDS encoding prolyl oligopeptidase family serine peptidase: protein MTRLPLPHGLWPSPITPDHVATQSIRFGSLDCDGAHLYWTEARPSQGGRGTVMRAPLDGSCPPEEVLAVEHSARTRVHEYGGVAFLCDGAGGFYFIEDANQDIHHRTAAGTVVRITDAPGWRFADLCLDRQRNRLIAVAEVASPAANGAGSASPDAPPDGNSPHEHPTAAIVAVPLAPHRRHPTHLLGLATDQGETPATVADLVVLVADTDFFAFPRLSPDGGRLAWLSWSLPDMPWDAARLSLAEVAGDGRLEPPSQIAGGAGEAVTEPDWSPDGTLHYITDGPGSGRLMRWRDGHLPPLDTGPGDLFQPLWGLGARSYCLTGGDERVAFVTASHEGREHLVRAGPATPPRRIAGDLAGFSSLVALPGGDIAVIAASDRDTPAITVIRPNVRPHRVWPARSDLEALGDGISVGRSIEFHDDSGEPLHGVLYRPASDTHRAPRGNPLPPAIITLHGGPTGSLDRGFKPRVQFWTSRGFLLLDLAYSGTTGFGRDYRRRLDGAWGIRDVADTIAAARHLATAGLADPARIALYGGSAGGYTVLATLAASDLFAAGVSCYGIADLARLQATTHKFEAGYLYRLLGAKNDADPVFDERSPLHRVDRIRSPVLLLQGAEDNVVPPEQSQAMVGALRSRGVRADFHLFPGEGHGFRRRETIVAALQAELAFYREVMNLAPTT, encoded by the coding sequence ATGACCCGGCTCCCGCTCCCCCATGGCCTCTGGCCGTCTCCAATCACGCCCGACCACGTCGCCACCCAGTCGATCCGCTTCGGCTCGCTCGATTGCGATGGGGCGCACCTTTACTGGACGGAGGCGCGCCCCTCGCAAGGCGGTCGCGGCACCGTCATGCGCGCCCCGCTCGATGGCTCGTGCCCGCCCGAAGAGGTGCTTGCGGTCGAACACAGCGCACGCACGCGCGTCCACGAGTACGGCGGCGTGGCCTTCCTGTGCGACGGCGCCGGCGGCTTCTATTTCATCGAGGATGCCAATCAGGACATCCACCACCGCACCGCCGCTGGCACCGTCGTTCGTATCACGGATGCGCCCGGTTGGCGCTTTGCCGACCTTTGCCTCGACCGCCAGCGTAACCGCTTGATCGCGGTGGCTGAAGTCGCTTCGCCCGCCGCGAATGGGGCCGGCTCCGCATCACCCGACGCGCCCCCCGATGGCAACTCGCCGCACGAGCACCCGACTGCCGCCATCGTCGCTGTTCCACTGGCGCCGCACCGCCGGCACCCCACTCACCTGCTCGGACTCGCCACCGACCAGGGCGAAACGCCCGCGACGGTCGCCGACCTCGTCGTGCTGGTCGCCGACACCGATTTTTTCGCCTTTCCCCGCCTCAGTCCCGATGGAGGCCGCCTCGCCTGGCTGTCCTGGTCGCTCCCGGACATGCCCTGGGACGCCGCCCGCCTCTCGCTCGCAGAGGTCGCGGGCGATGGTCGGCTTGAGCCCCCGAGTCAAATCGCGGGCGGCGCAGGCGAAGCGGTCACGGAACCGGATTGGTCGCCCGATGGAACCCTCCATTACATCACCGACGGACCGGGATCGGGTCGCCTGATGCGTTGGCGTGATGGCCACTTGCCGCCCCTGGACACCGGTCCGGGCGACCTCTTCCAACCACTCTGGGGCCTCGGCGCGCGCAGCTACTGCCTGACGGGCGGCGATGAACGGGTCGCCTTCGTGACCGCCTCCCACGAGGGACGCGAACACCTCGTGCGCGCCGGCCCGGCCACCCCGCCGCGCCGCATCGCCGGCGACCTTGCCGGCTTTTCGAGCCTCGTTGCGCTTCCGGGCGGCGACATCGCCGTGATCGCGGCGAGTGACAGGGACACCCCCGCCATCACCGTCATCCGGCCGAATGTGCGACCGCACCGCGTCTGGCCCGCAAGGAGCGATCTCGAGGCCCTCGGCGACGGCATCTCGGTCGGCCGCTCCATCGAATTCCACGACGATAGCGGCGAACCATTGCACGGCGTGCTCTATCGGCCCGCGAGCGACACCCACCGCGCCCCCCGCGGCAATCCACTTCCGCCGGCCATCATCACGCTGCATGGCGGGCCGACCGGCAGCCTCGATCGCGGCTTCAAGCCGCGAGTCCAGTTCTGGACGAGCCGCGGCTTTCTTCTCCTCGACCTCGCCTATTCCGGCACGACCGGCTTCGGGCGCGACTACCGCCGCCGCCTCGACGGCGCGTGGGGCATCCGCGACGTCGCCGACACGATCGCCGCGGCCCGCCACCTCGCCACCGCCGGACTCGCCGATCCCGCACGGATTGCGCTCTACGGCGGCAGCGCGGGCGGATACACTGTCCTTGCCACGCTCGCCGCCAGCGACCTTTTCGCCGCCGGCGTCAGTTGCTACGGCATCGCCGATCTCGCCCGCCTCCAGGCGACCACCCACAAGTTCGAAGCCGGATACCTCTACCGCCTGCTCGGAGCCAAGAACGATGCCGACCCGGTATTCGACGAGCGCTCACCGCTGCATCGGGTCGATCGCATCCGCTCGCCCGTGTTGCTCCTGCAGGGCGCGGAAGATAACGTGGTTCCGCCCGAGCAGAGCCAGGCGATGGTCGGCGCCCTGCGCTCCCGGGGCGTGCGCGCCGATTTCCATCTCTTTCCCGGCGAGGGCCATGGCTTCCGGCGCCGCGAGACCATCGTCGCTGCGCTCCAAGCCGAACTCGCCTTCTACCGCGAGGTCATGAACCTCGCCCCGACCACCTGA
- the gltB gene encoding glutamate synthase large subunit → MSQPTIRGSIRQPRTIGSRARKPVAPTAGLYDPSLEHDACGVGFVADLKGRKSHEIVTDGLRILENLTHRGAVGADPLAGDGAGMLVQLPDEFLRRECAGLGIALPEAGDYGAGFFFMPQDDAIRAQCEELVAEVTASEGLELLGWREVPTDNSCLSDGVIATEPRHAQVFIGRGPGAKGLSGDDFERRLYVLRKVISNRIYAQTEGRDNGFYTVSLSSRTMVYKGMFLADQLGAYYSDLHDPEFASALALVHQRFSTNTFPSWKLAHPYRMVAHNGEINTLRGNVNWMAARQASVSSPLFGPDIGKLWPISYEGQSDTACFDNALEFLYMGGYELAHAAMMLIPEAWAGNPLMDEDRKAFYEYHAALMEPWDGPAAVAFTDGRQIGATLDRNGLRPARYYETNDGRVVMASEAGVLPVAEEKITRKWRLQPGKMLLIDLEEGRIIDDDELKSRIARKNPYREWLAGSQILVADLPEGRARHKRSGAALLDLQQAFGYTQESLKMLMAPMVLTGQEAVGSMGTDTPISALSDHAKLLHTYFKQNFAQVTNPPIDPIREELVMSLVSFIGPRPNILDVTSTSRLKRLEVAQPILTNDQLERVRRIADVADNRFRTITIDITYPATNGVNGMKPALASICKQAEVAVGIEDGDQFNIIIISDRMVGPDRIPIPSLLATSAVHHHLIRCGLRTSVGLVVETGEAHEVHQFCTLAGYGAEAINPYLAFETIEKLVGDLDQPIPAEEAQKRYIKAIDKGILKVMSKMGISTYQSYCGAQIFDAVGLKRAFVDRYFTGTHTQVEGVGLAEIARETVERHGLAFGASPVLAGALEVGGEYAFRIRGERHSWTPQTVADLQHAVRGKLPEKYRDFARAVNEQGERLMTMRGLFRIRSAEEAARAPVPLEEVEPAEEIVKRFSTGAMSFGSISREAHTTLAIAMNRIGGKSNTGEGGEEADRYVPLANGDSMRSAIKQVASGRFGVTAEYLVNADMIQIKMAQGAKPGEGGQLPGHKVDPTIAKVRHSTPGVGLISPPPHHDIYSIEDLAQLIFDLKNTNPRADISVKLVSEVGVGTVAAGVAKAKADHVTISGFEGGTGASPLTSIKHAGSPWEIGLAETQQTLVLNRLRGRIRVQVDGGVRTGRDVIVGALLGADEFGFATAPLIAAGCIMMRKCHLNTCPVGVATQDPLLRKRFSGQPEHVINYFFFVAEEVREILASLGMRSLEEAIGRTELLDKERAVGHWKAKGLDFSRLFHKPEVGDDVAVRCVERQVHAIDDVLDRQVIEKAQAALERRQPVRMDLAIRNTNRTFGAMLSGEVARRYGHAGLADDTIHISLTGTAGQSFGAWAAKGVTLELEGEANDYVGKGLSGGRIVVRPPKGSKIDAARSIIVGNTVLYGAISGECYFLGVAGERFAVRNSGAVAVVEGTGDHGCEYMTGGCVVVLGQTGRNFAAGMSGGIAYVYDEKNDFAVRCNQSMVDLQPVEAELEGRRLAGPQAGELDTHGLVDVMRDMSNRDEERLFVLIRNHARYTGSRRAKEILENWDVERGKFVKVMPVEYRRALAELARAQEADTTGLDVLEIGVTEQARKPAAE, encoded by the coding sequence ATGTCGCAACCCACGATCAGGGGCAGCATCCGGCAGCCGCGGACGATTGGGTCGCGCGCTCGCAAACCGGTTGCCCCGACGGCGGGCCTCTATGATCCCTCGCTCGAGCACGACGCCTGTGGTGTCGGCTTCGTTGCCGACCTCAAGGGGCGAAAGAGCCACGAGATCGTCACGGACGGGCTGAGGATCCTGGAGAACCTCACCCACCGCGGCGCGGTCGGGGCCGACCCGTTGGCTGGCGATGGGGCCGGCATGCTCGTCCAGTTGCCGGATGAGTTCCTCAGGCGGGAGTGCGCGGGCCTCGGCATCGCGTTGCCCGAGGCGGGCGATTATGGTGCCGGGTTCTTCTTCATGCCGCAGGACGACGCGATCCGCGCGCAATGCGAGGAGCTGGTCGCCGAGGTGACGGCGAGCGAAGGGCTGGAATTGCTCGGCTGGCGCGAGGTGCCGACCGACAACTCGTGCCTCTCGGACGGCGTCATCGCGACCGAGCCACGCCACGCCCAGGTGTTCATCGGCAGGGGGCCGGGCGCCAAGGGCCTTTCGGGCGACGATTTCGAGCGCCGGCTCTACGTGCTGCGCAAGGTCATCTCGAACCGCATCTACGCGCAGACCGAGGGACGCGACAACGGTTTCTACACCGTTTCGCTCTCCAGCCGGACGATGGTCTACAAGGGCATGTTCCTCGCCGACCAGCTCGGGGCGTACTACAGCGACCTGCACGATCCGGAATTCGCCTCCGCCCTCGCGTTGGTCCATCAGCGCTTCTCGACCAATACATTCCCATCCTGGAAGCTGGCGCATCCCTACCGCATGGTCGCCCACAACGGGGAGATCAACACGCTGAGGGGGAACGTGAACTGGATGGCCGCGCGCCAGGCCAGCGTCTCGTCCCCGCTCTTTGGCCCAGATATCGGAAAGCTCTGGCCGATCTCCTATGAAGGCCAGTCGGATACGGCGTGTTTCGACAACGCTCTCGAGTTCCTCTACATGGGGGGCTACGAGCTGGCGCACGCCGCCATGATGCTGATTCCGGAAGCATGGGCGGGAAATCCGCTCATGGACGAGGACCGCAAGGCCTTCTACGAATACCACGCCGCGCTCATGGAGCCGTGGGACGGACCGGCGGCGGTCGCCTTCACCGATGGCCGCCAGATCGGCGCCACGCTCGACCGTAACGGCCTGAGGCCCGCCCGCTACTACGAAACGAACGACGGCCGTGTGGTGATGGCTTCGGAAGCTGGGGTGCTGCCGGTTGCGGAAGAGAAAATAACCCGCAAGTGGCGCCTGCAACCGGGCAAGATGCTGCTGATCGACCTCGAAGAAGGGCGGATCATCGACGATGATGAGCTGAAGTCGCGGATCGCGCGCAAGAATCCTTATCGCGAGTGGTTGGCGGGCAGCCAGATCCTGGTCGCCGATCTACCGGAGGGACGGGCGCGGCACAAGCGGTCGGGCGCGGCGTTGCTCGATCTCCAGCAAGCCTTCGGCTACACCCAGGAAAGCCTCAAGATGCTGATGGCGCCGATGGTGCTGACCGGTCAGGAGGCAGTCGGCTCCATGGGGACGGACACGCCGATTTCCGCTCTCTCCGATCACGCGAAACTGCTGCACACCTACTTCAAGCAGAATTTCGCGCAGGTGACGAACCCGCCGATCGATCCGATCCGCGAGGAACTGGTGATGTCGCTGGTCTCCTTCATCGGACCGCGTCCGAACATCCTCGACGTGACGAGTACGTCGCGGCTGAAGCGGTTGGAAGTCGCACAGCCGATCCTGACGAACGACCAGCTCGAGCGCGTGCGCCGCATCGCGGACGTCGCCGACAACCGGTTCCGCACGATCACGATCGACATCACCTATCCCGCGACCAATGGCGTCAACGGCATGAAGCCGGCGCTGGCGAGCATCTGCAAGCAGGCGGAGGTGGCTGTCGGCATCGAGGACGGCGACCAGTTCAACATCATCATCATCTCCGACCGCATGGTGGGGCCGGACCGCATTCCGATTCCCTCCCTGCTGGCTACATCGGCGGTGCACCACCACCTCATCCGCTGCGGGCTGCGGACCTCGGTCGGTCTCGTCGTCGAGACCGGGGAGGCGCACGAGGTGCACCAGTTCTGCACGCTCGCAGGATACGGCGCCGAGGCGATCAATCCCTATCTCGCGTTCGAGACGATCGAGAAGCTGGTCGGCGACCTCGACCAACCCATTCCGGCCGAGGAGGCACAGAAGCGCTACATCAAGGCGATCGACAAGGGTATTCTAAAGGTCATGTCCAAAATGGGCATTTCGACCTACCAGTCGTATTGTGGAGCGCAAATCTTCGATGCCGTCGGGCTGAAGCGGGCGTTCGTCGATCGCTATTTCACGGGCACGCACACCCAGGTCGAGGGCGTTGGTCTGGCCGAGATCGCGCGGGAGACAGTGGAGCGGCACGGTCTGGCGTTCGGCGCGTCTCCGGTGCTGGCCGGCGCGCTCGAGGTCGGGGGAGAATATGCCTTCCGCATTCGCGGCGAACGGCATTCCTGGACGCCGCAGACGGTCGCGGACCTGCAGCATGCGGTACGCGGAAAATTGCCGGAGAAATACCGCGACTTCGCGCGTGCGGTGAACGAGCAGGGCGAACGGCTGATGACGATGCGCGGGCTCTTCCGCATCAGGTCCGCCGAGGAGGCTGCACGCGCACCGGTACCGCTGGAGGAAGTCGAGCCGGCGGAAGAGATCGTCAAGCGGTTTTCCACCGGAGCAATGAGCTTCGGGTCGATCAGCCGCGAGGCGCACACGACGCTCGCCATCGCGATGAACCGGATCGGCGGCAAATCGAATACGGGGGAAGGCGGCGAGGAGGCGGACCGGTACGTGCCGCTCGCCAACGGCGACAGCATGCGCTCGGCGATCAAGCAGGTGGCGTCCGGCCGCTTCGGAGTGACGGCGGAATATCTCGTCAACGCCGACATGATCCAGATCAAGATGGCGCAGGGAGCAAAACCCGGCGAGGGCGGTCAATTGCCTGGCCACAAGGTCGACCCGACGATCGCAAAGGTGCGCCATTCGACGCCGGGCGTCGGGCTGATCTCGCCGCCGCCGCATCACGACATCTATTCCATCGAGGACCTCGCGCAGCTCATCTTCGACCTCAAGAACACCAATCCGAGGGCGGATATTTCCGTCAAGCTGGTTTCGGAAGTGGGCGTCGGTACGGTCGCGGCGGGCGTCGCCAAGGCCAAGGCCGATCACGTCACCATCTCTGGCTTCGAGGGAGGCACGGGGGCGAGCCCGCTCACGTCCATCAAGCACGCCGGCAGTCCCTGGGAGATCGGTCTCGCAGAGACGCAGCAGACGCTCGTGCTCAACCGCCTCAGGGGGCGCATCCGCGTGCAGGTCGACGGCGGCGTGCGTACCGGGCGCGACGTCATCGTCGGTGCGCTGCTCGGGGCGGACGAATTCGGCTTTGCAACCGCGCCGCTCATCGCGGCCGGCTGTATCATGATGCGCAAGTGCCATCTCAACACCTGTCCGGTCGGCGTCGCAACGCAGGACCCCTTGCTCCGCAAGCGCTTCTCCGGACAGCCGGAGCACGTCATCAACTATTTCTTCTTCGTCGCCGAGGAGGTGCGCGAAATTCTCGCCTCGCTCGGCATGCGCTCGCTCGAGGAAGCGATCGGGCGAACCGAGTTGCTCGACAAGGAGCGTGCCGTCGGACACTGGAAGGCCAAGGGGCTCGACTTTTCACGTCTCTTCCACAAGCCGGAGGTTGGCGACGACGTCGCCGTCAGGTGTGTCGAACGGCAAGTTCACGCCATCGATGATGTGCTCGACCGGCAAGTGATCGAGAAAGCGCAGGCGGCGCTCGAGCGACGTCAGCCAGTGCGCATGGACCTTGCCATCCGGAACACGAACCGGACATTCGGGGCGATGCTTTCGGGCGAGGTCGCACGCCGCTACGGCCATGCCGGCCTCGCGGACGATACCATCCACATTTCGCTTACCGGAACGGCCGGTCAGAGCTTCGGGGCGTGGGCGGCCAAGGGTGTGACGCTCGAACTCGAAGGCGAGGCCAACGACTATGTCGGCAAGGGCCTTTCGGGTGGACGGATCGTGGTCAGGCCACCCAAGGGATCGAAAATCGACGCCGCCAGGAGCATCATCGTCGGAAACACGGTGCTCTATGGTGCGATCAGCGGGGAGTGCTACTTCCTCGGTGTGGCCGGCGAGAGGTTCGCGGTGCGGAACTCGGGAGCGGTCGCGGTGGTCGAGGGAACGGGCGATCACGGCTGCGAGTACATGACGGGTGGCTGCGTCGTGGTGCTCGGCCAGACGGGGCGGAATTTCGCTGCCGGGATGTCCGGCGGCATCGCTTATGTCTATGATGAAAAAAATGATTTCGCTGTCCGCTGCAACCAGTCGATGGTCGATCTGCAACCGGTCGAAGCCGAACTCGAGGGGCGCCGTCTGGCAGGGCCGCAGGCCGGAGAGCTGGATACGCACGGGCTGGTCGATGTGATGCGTGACATGAGCAACCGGGACGAGGAGCGGCTTTTCGTTCTCATCCGCAACCATGCCCGCTACACGGGCTCGCGGCGCGCGAAGGAAATCCTCGAGAACTGGGACGTGGAGCGCGGAAAATTCGTCAAGGTCATGCCGGTAGAGTACCGCCGGGCACTCGCCGAGCTGGCACGGGCGCAGGAGGCCGACACGACGGGTCTCGACGTCCTCGAGATCGGCGTCACGGAGCAGGCCCGCAAACCGGCCGCGGAGTAG
- a CDS encoding glutathione S-transferase family protein, whose protein sequence is MRIFGDRNSGNCLKVKWTADHLGLDYTWVDVDVMKGESRTPAYLARFSQGQVPAVVLDDGRCLAQSNGIMRFLARGSGLLPDDPFAQAKVDEWLFWEQNSHEFFVAGARFQRVYLGKPAAEVEPWRMERGNRALDQMEKELTGREWFAAGRLTIADIALLTYTRVAQEGGFDLAGRPAVRQWIARCESALGVEL, encoded by the coding sequence ATGCGGATCTTCGGAGACCGTAATTCGGGCAACTGCCTCAAGGTGAAGTGGACCGCCGATCACCTGGGGCTCGACTACACCTGGGTCGACGTCGATGTCATGAAGGGCGAAAGCCGCACGCCCGCCTATCTGGCGCGGTTCAGCCAGGGGCAGGTGCCGGCAGTCGTGCTCGACGATGGGCGCTGTCTTGCCCAGTCCAATGGGATCATGCGCTTTTTGGCCCGCGGCTCGGGGCTGCTGCCGGACGATCCCTTCGCGCAGGCCAAGGTCGACGAATGGCTGTTCTGGGAGCAGAATTCGCACGAATTCTTCGTTGCGGGCGCGCGCTTCCAGAGGGTTTACCTCGGCAAGCCGGCAGCCGAAGTCGAGCCATGGCGGATGGAGCGGGGCAACCGCGCGCTGGATCAGATGGAAAAGGAACTGACGGGGCGGGAATGGTTCGCTGCCGGCCGCCTGACCATCGCCGACATCGCGCTCCTGACCTATACGCGGGTAGCCCAAGAGGGCGGTTTCGATCTCGCCGGCCGGCCGGCGGTACGGCAATGGATCGCGCGCTGCGAGAGCGCGCTTGGCGTCGAGCTCTGA